The following coding sequences are from one Rutidosis leptorrhynchoides isolate AG116_Rl617_1_P2 chromosome 11, CSIRO_AGI_Rlap_v1, whole genome shotgun sequence window:
- the LOC139874540 gene encoding uncharacterized protein — MGDTGAGGTLTMINKLDFGDPLYLHPSDTTTGTPIISIKLKGTENYNIWSRSMLLALGTKNKLGFINGSCVKSTTDNALASQWDRCNTVVLSWMLDTLSEELYNGQIFSTNALTVWNDLKETYDKIDGSVIFNLHQKINSIKQNDSSI, encoded by the coding sequence ATGGGGGACACTGGGGCTGGTGGTACTTTAACCATGATCAACAAGCTTGATTTTGGGGATCCTTTATATTTGCATCCAAGTGATACTACAACTGGAACACCTATAATTTCTATCAAACTTAAAGGTACTGAAAACTACAATATTTGGAGCAGGTCAATGCTTCTTGCATTAGGAACCAAAAATAAACTTGGTTTTATAAATGGATCTTGTGTTAAAAGTACAACAGACAATGCTCTTGCAAGTCAATGGGATAGGTGCAACACTGTAGTATTATCTTGGATGCTTGACACTTTATCTGAAGAATTGTATAATGGTCAAATCTTTAGTACTAATGCTTTAACTGTTTGGAATGATTTAAAGGAAACATATGATAAGATTGATGGTTCTGTAATCTTTAATCTACATCAAAAGATAAACAGTATAAAGCAAAATGATTCCTCTATCTGA